A genomic segment from Alteribacillus bidgolensis encodes:
- a CDS encoding YuiB family protein — MSGIGSLPQLIISMMLFLLLFFGIGFLLNMILRSTWIMAVVYPLIVIAIIDNVRFFDYILSPGASFSALGNDLISLKLVDILILSSGLVGAIIAGIAIRMLRVRGYQMF, encoded by the coding sequence ATGAGCGGCATAGGAAGCCTTCCTCAATTGATTATTTCAATGATGTTGTTTTTACTTTTATTTTTCGGTATTGGATTTCTTTTAAATATGATATTACGGTCTACGTGGATAATGGCGGTTGTTTATCCGCTTATTGTTATTGCCATAATAGATAATGTGCGTTTTTTTGATTATATTTTATCGCCGGGAGCATCTTTTAGTGCTTTAGGTAATGATCTAATCTCGTTAAAACTCGTAGATATACTCATTTTATCAAGCGGTTTGGTTGGAGCGATAATAGCAGGTATTGCAATAAGGATGCTTCGCGTACGCGGCTATCAAATGTTTTAA